The Terriglobales bacterium genomic sequence CCTTTCCGAGTTCAGCAGTGTGCGTCCGAGAGAACTGTTATACCCGCTCCATTCGGCATCGGAATCGCGCTCGAAATGAGCGCGCATGCTTTCCATTTTTGAATCCAGGTCGTCGAGATAATGCAGCATCAGAGCCTCGGGAAACATGGGCAGCTTAGGCGAACCAAATTCGTACTTGCCGTGATGACTGATGATGAGGTGCTCAATAAGTACTTTCAGTTCGGCCGGGAATCCGGGAACGAGAGCGATCTTCTCGTGCAGCATCTCGAGTTCAATAATCATGTGCCCCAAGAGTTGGCCCCTGGTCGTATACGAGAATGAGCGCTGGTAGTTCAGTTCGTAGATCTTCCCGATGTCGTGAAGAAATGCACCTGTGAGCAGCAGGTCGCGGTTAATTTGCGGATAGAGAGGCGCTACGCTGTCACACAATTTCACTAGAGATACGACATGCTCGAGCAGTCCCCCAATGAAAGCATGATGCAGTGACTTCGCAGCCGGTGCCTGGCGATACGCTTCGGCGATCTGCGGATCGCCCATAAAGGCCTCGAGCAGCAATCTCAAATGTTCG encodes the following:
- a CDS encoding OB-fold nucleic acid binding domain-containing protein, encoding MKQFFVKDAASQENQVITSSFLVSSKQIKPKKSGEIYLALTLCDRSGQIDAKMWDNVNDAVDKFEQDDFVKVRGLINKYSSRYQLTIHKLRRMEDAEIEYSDYLPKTKKDVDELWRNLGAYAASFSNEHLRLLLEAFMGDPQIAEAYRQAPAAKSLHHAFIGGLLEHVVSLVKLCDSVAPLYPQINRDLLLTGAFLHDIGKIYELNYQRSFSYTTRGQLLGHMIIELEMLHEKIALVPGFPAELKVLIEHLIISHHGKYEFGSPKLPMFPEALMLHYLDDLDSKMESMRAHFERDSDAEWSGYNSSLGRTLLNSERILAKLAASGQPEGTTVEPEVNELKVAAGEP